Proteins from a genomic interval of Campylobacter concisus:
- the nhaD gene encoding sodium:proton antiporter NhaD, whose product MRFFGLLGLFFAMAFGADGETAAIDLTTTWAGILSLIIFIVGYFFIAAEENFHIDKAKPAIFIGTFMFLLIGVYMLINGMDVHSLEHEVNHLILEIAQIVFFLMVAMTFIEALIERDVFNALKYNLVSKGYTYRKLFWLTGILAFFISPVADNLTTALILSTVLLTIDRNNTNFLVAGAINIVVAANAGGAWSPFGDITTLMVWAAGKSPFLDFFALFPASIIGWLVTAFLLSRVVPSTAPHFDVANEPKVVIKKGGKAVIFIGAFTIFCAVMMHQLFHLPAMWGMMFGFSLLSLYTYYFKKAHKNEEPMHVFHYMSKIENNTLFFFFGILAAVGALHFAGFLNYAVSLYDKFGSTAVNIGVGFLSAIVDNVPVMSAVLKANPAMGADAGEAMSQWLLVTLTAGIGGSMISFGSAAGVGVMGKLKGIYTFGAHMKYAWMVVLGYIVSIIVWYVQFEIFHIYF is encoded by the coding sequence ATGAGGTTTTTTGGACTTCTAGGCTTGTTTTTCGCGATGGCTTTTGGTGCTGATGGAGAAACCGCAGCTATTGACTTAACTACTACGTGGGCAGGAATTTTATCGCTTATAATTTTTATTGTTGGATATTTTTTCATAGCAGCAGAAGAAAATTTCCATATCGATAAGGCAAAACCTGCTATCTTTATCGGTACGTTTATGTTCCTACTTATCGGCGTTTATATGCTTATAAATGGCATGGATGTGCATTCGCTTGAACATGAGGTAAATCACCTGATTTTAGAGATCGCTCAGATCGTATTTTTCTTGATGGTGGCGATGACTTTTATAGAAGCACTTATAGAAAGAGACGTATTTAATGCACTTAAATATAATCTCGTATCAAAAGGCTATACTTATAGAAAGCTATTTTGGCTAACTGGTATTTTGGCATTTTTCATAAGTCCAGTAGCTGATAACCTAACAACAGCGCTTATTCTTTCAACCGTTCTTCTAACGATAGATAGAAATAATACAAATTTCCTAGTAGCTGGTGCGATAAACATTGTCGTAGCAGCAAATGCAGGTGGAGCATGGAGTCCATTTGGCGATATCACTACGCTTATGGTTTGGGCAGCAGGTAAGTCACCATTCCTAGACTTTTTCGCACTTTTCCCAGCATCTATTATTGGCTGGCTTGTAACAGCATTTTTACTTTCTCGCGTAGTGCCAAGTACTGCACCGCATTTTGATGTGGCAAACGAGCCAAAAGTTGTTATCAAAAAAGGTGGCAAAGCAGTTATCTTTATAGGCGCATTTACTATCTTTTGTGCTGTTATGATGCACCAGCTTTTCCACTTGCCAGCGATGTGGGGCATGATGTTTGGTTTCTCACTACTTAGTCTTTATACTTACTATTTCAAAAAAGCTCACAAAAATGAAGAGCCAATGCATGTATTTCACTATATGTCAAAGATCGAAAACAACACACTATTTTTCTTCTTTGGAATTTTAGCTGCAGTTGGTGCTCTTCATTTTGCTGGATTTTTAAATTACGCTGTATCACTTTATGATAAATTTGGCTCAACTGCTGTAAATATCGGAGTTGGATTCCTTTCAGCAATCGTTGATAACGTCCCTGTTATGTCAGCTGTCTTAAAAGCAAATCCAGCTATGGGAGCTGATGCAGGCGAGGCAATGAGTCAGTGGCTATTAGTGACACTAACTGCTGGTATTGGTGGTTCGATGATCAGCTTTGGTTCAGCAGCTGGTGTTGGAGTAATGGGTAAATTAAAAGGAATTTATACCTTTGGTGCACATATGAAATACGCTTGGATGGTGGTTCTAGGATATATCGTATCGATCATTGTTTGGTATGTGCAGTTTGAAATTTTTCATATCTATTTTTAA
- the guaA gene encoding glutamine-hydrolyzing GMP synthase — MNNTIIVLDFGSQYTQLIARRLREEGVYTEILPFNAKLSEIKAKEPKGIILSGGPASVYAKDAYFCDNGVFELNIPILGVCYGMQLLAHTHGAEVLAADQKEYGKAELNAIKEHELFKDTPSKQIVWMSHSDYVKDLPEGFEVIAVSENSPYCAFGDDKRKFYAIQFHAEVQHSEYGTQILKNFAKYICGCESTWNMGSFAKNKIEEIRKTVGTHKVLCAVSGGVDSSVTAALLAAAVPENLILVFVDNGLLRTNEREQVEATFRTKLGVELVSIDASETFLGRLAGVVDPEKKRKIIGETFIEIFEKEAKKHGDVKFLAQGTLYTDIIESSVVGSSKTIKSHHNVGGLPDWMTFELIEPLREIFKDEVRKLGLELGLSRDLVFRHPFPGPGLAIRIMGEVNKPSLELLRKADVILRDELKSTGWYNKTWQAFCVLLNVNSVGVMGDNRTYENAVCVRVVDASDGMTASFSRLPYDLLENVSRRIINEVNGINRVVYDISSKPPATIEWE, encoded by the coding sequence ATGAACAATACGATTATAGTTTTGGATTTTGGTTCGCAATACACTCAGCTAATAGCTAGAAGGCTAAGAGAAGAGGGCGTCTACACTGAAATTTTGCCATTTAATGCAAAGCTTAGTGAGATAAAGGCGAAAGAGCCAAAAGGTATCATTTTAAGTGGCGGTCCAGCTAGTGTTTATGCTAAAGATGCTTATTTTTGCGATAACGGCGTCTTTGAGTTAAATATCCCTATACTTGGCGTTTGCTACGGCATGCAGCTACTTGCTCACACACATGGAGCTGAGGTTTTAGCGGCTGATCAAAAAGAGTATGGCAAAGCAGAGCTTAATGCTATTAAAGAGCATGAGCTATTTAAAGATACACCTTCAAAACAAATCGTATGGATGAGTCATAGTGACTATGTAAAGGACTTGCCAGAGGGCTTTGAAGTGATCGCTGTTAGTGAAAATTCGCCTTATTGTGCTTTTGGTGATGATAAACGAAAATTTTATGCGATCCAGTTTCACGCAGAGGTACAACACAGCGAATATGGCACGCAAATTTTAAAGAATTTTGCTAAATATATTTGTGGTTGCGAGAGCACTTGGAATATGGGAAGCTTCGCTAAAAATAAGATAGAAGAGATAAGAAAAACAGTTGGCACTCACAAGGTACTTTGTGCAGTTAGCGGTGGCGTGGATAGCTCTGTAACCGCGGCGCTTTTAGCAGCTGCTGTGCCTGAAAATTTGATCCTTGTCTTTGTCGATAACGGACTTCTTAGAACAAATGAAAGAGAGCAGGTTGAGGCTACATTTAGAACAAAGCTTGGTGTTGAGCTAGTTAGCATAGACGCGAGTGAGACCTTTCTTGGTCGCTTAGCTGGCGTCGTTGATCCTGAGAAAAAGCGCAAGATCATAGGTGAGACTTTTATAGAAATTTTTGAAAAAGAGGCTAAGAAGCATGGTGATGTGAAATTTTTAGCTCAAGGCACTCTTTATACTGATATCATCGAAAGCTCAGTCGTTGGCTCAAGCAAAACGATAAAGAGCCACCACAACGTTGGGGGTTTGCCTGATTGGATGACATTTGAACTAATTGAACCACTAAGAGAAATTTTTAAAGATGAGGTTAGAAAGCTAGGTCTTGAGCTTGGACTAAGTCGCGATTTAGTATTCCGTCATCCTTTCCCAGGACCGGGCCTTGCTATCCGCATCATGGGTGAAGTAAATAAACCAAGCCTAGAGCTACTTCGCAAAGCTGATGTGATCTTGCGTGATGAGCTAAAAAGTACTGGTTGGTATAACAAAACTTGGCAGGCTTTCTGCGTACTTTTAAATGTAAATTCTGTCGGAGTAATGGGCGATAACCGCACCTACGAAAACGCTGTTTGCGTGCGCGTGGTTGACGCGAGTGATGGCATGACTGCAAGCTTTTCAAGGCTTCCTTATGATCTACTTGAAAACGTAAGCCGCCGCATTATAAACGAGGTAAACGGCATAAACCGTGTAGTTTACGATATCTCGAGCAAACCGCCTGCAACTATCGAGTGGGAGTAG
- a CDS encoding YbgA family protein: MRHKDTRRECEELWAKNKYFVLSKSQKAYLEIREYLKEKELDVVWLNEKIQETRDMKESKKDFSNAILHIWGYFRKDANTIEKQVLFDILNGYMAGENSQKAVIECINTLLKKYPNEYLEKSTLLTGEKYETMA; encoded by the coding sequence ATGAGACACAAAGATACAAGAAGAGAATGTGAAGAGTTATGGGCAAAAAATAAATATTTTGTACTAAGCAAATCGCAAAAAGCATATCTGGAGATAAGGGAGTACTTGAAGGAAAAAGAACTGGATGTTGTATGGCTAAATGAAAAAATACAGGAAACAAGAGATATGAAGGAGAGCAAAAAAGATTTTAGTAATGCCATTCTTCATATATGGGGATATTTCAGAAAAGATGCAAATACAATTGAAAAACAGGTATTATTTGATATATTAAATGGATATATGGCAGGGGAGAATAGTCAGAAGGCTGTAATTGAATGCATTAACACTTTACTAAAGAAATACCCTAATGAATATTTAGAAAAATCAACCTTGTTAACAGGAGAAAAATATGAGACTATGGCATGA
- a CDS encoding TIGR02328 family protein — translation MRLWHEKLIHLLPKNQLLGQHRECCALRGNGWKKKHKTVDYVFTYSPYHLFIYHVLVMVEMEKRGYKVSAEWKDKNYRGRTAEKYNNLKEEIIGSPIYKEHNIEYLADCIENLRNKGIHLKV, via the coding sequence ATGAGACTATGGCATGAAAAACTTATCCACTTATTGCCTAAAAATCAGCTTCTTGGACAACACAGGGAATGTTGTGCTTTGAGGGGCAATGGATGGAAAAAGAAACATAAAACCGTAGATTATGTGTTTACATATTCCCCATATCATCTTTTTATTTACCATGTATTGGTTATGGTGGAGATGGAAAAAAGAGGATATAAAGTTTCTGCGGAATGGAAAGATAAAAATTATAGAGGAAGGACGGCAGAAAAGTACAATAATCTTAAAGAGGAAATTATAGGCAGTCCAATTTACAAAGAGCACAATATCGAATATCTAGCTGATTGCATAGAAAATTTAAGAAACAAAGGTATACATTTAAAAGTATAG
- a CDS encoding cupin domain-containing protein, with amino-acid sequence MSQIYNLDKDTNIVKKSVVSKRLFQNKNASVDIYAFDEGEELDHEMLFIDSLAWVIDGEAQLEYGKKQMKLGYDEACLIEAKIWRKLKFTKKTKYLLIDFKENVMIDHLDKASIFCLADAVSYESGKIVSKTLVKNENGSMSLLSFDKDQELSTHAAPGDALLIALDGEMKLTIGDEHFDIKKGDTIVLPGKIPHGLKIKDKFKMLLIVTKDKM; translated from the coding sequence ATGAGTCAAATTTATAATCTAGACAAAGACACAAATATAGTTAAAAAAAGTGTCGTTAGCAAAAGGCTCTTTCAAAATAAAAACGCAAGCGTTGATATATACGCATTTGACGAGGGTGAGGAGCTAGATCACGAGATGCTTTTTATAGATAGCCTTGCCTGGGTGATAGATGGCGAAGCGCAACTTGAGTATGGCAAAAAGCAGATGAAGCTTGGGTATGATGAAGCCTGCCTTATCGAGGCAAAAATCTGGCGAAAACTCAAATTTACAAAGAAAACAAAATATTTACTAATAGATTTTAAGGAGAATGTTATGATAGATCATTTAGACAAAGCGAGTATTTTTTGCCTCGCAGATGCCGTTAGCTACGAGAGTGGCAAGATAGTTAGCAAGACGCTTGTTAAAAATGAGAATGGCTCGATGTCACTGCTTAGTTTTGACAAAGACCAAGAGCTCTCGACCCACGCAGCTCCAGGCGATGCACTACTTATCGCACTTGATGGCGAGATGAAGCTAACTATTGGTGATGAACATTTTGATATCAAAAAAGGCGATACCATCGTGCTTCCAGGCAAAATACCACACGGATTAAAGATAAAAGATAAATTTAAAATGCTCTTAATCGTCACTAAAGACAAAATGTAA